Below is a window of Nicotiana tabacum cultivar K326 chromosome 19, ASM71507v2, whole genome shotgun sequence DNA.
ttgattAGCTCCTTTGTTGTTCCTATAAATACAAAGAATAAGAAaccaaagagaaaaagaaaatactggAGTGATGCCAGGGGAAATCCAAAAAATGCAGAATCATAGCCAAAGATGGAAGCCAGATATTGTCCAAATCAAAACATAAAATCATAACTAGGATAACTGAAGAGCAAGAAACTTTGTATAGAGATCTCAGCAAAAATCCATTCACAAATTTGACCGATTGGCAGGCTTAAATATTCTAATACTGACAAAGAAATGCAGGCAGCAACATATACATATACCAACAGATAAGGAAATCAAAAATATGTTATCACTTAAACCGTAGTAGACTCTGACGGCCCTTTGATCAAGTTGGAAACTGATGAAAAATTGAAACATCTAAAATCCCTATCAAAATAATGGCAGTAGTGTCAACGTGAAAAACAAAATTGTAGAAACACGGGAAGGAGAACAAAAACCTCAAAAGTCCAGCAACAGTGTTGAATAATAAAGGAACACATTAAGAACTAATCGAGATAATGGGCAATCAATAAGGAAAGTAATACCTTATGTCTGTCTCCTAATTTGCCAAAATTTCATGGTTTGATCAAAAGAACTTTAATGGGAGACAGGTTGAGTCAAAGGAATGCCTTTTGGATCTCCTTACTAAGAGAAAAGGAAAGACAAAATTAAAAGTTATACAGGAGCCACAATAAAAAATTAAACTACATAATCACAGGCAAGCATATTTTACCTGCAGTTCCTAATGATAATAGTAGTTTGGAAACAGAGTGCTTGAATTACTAcattgaaaaataataatatggGTTGATTAACTCAACATTTCAGCAATAGTCATCAATAGGTAAAGGGAAAAATATTAGCAATTGGATAATCACTTTAGAAGGAGGAAAACTTGAGGGAAGTGAGAATCAAAgacagaagaaaaaaaaggagaagagatGGAGGCGTTTTTTCCCAGTAAATACGACAACCGTGATAAGCGAGAGAATGTTTCGGTTACAATTTATTAAGAGAAGTAAATAAGCGACTGTTAgttgagaaaaaaataaaaggagctactgtttagttttttttttcaaagcacATAAAtgtaaaaaaataggaaaaaagaatAAAACTGAAAAACTGTCAAAAATAGgagaaaatagataaatataaTTGCTGGGCATAGGAGGTGTCACATCACCTTTCACATTCCGAGCTTTATATAGATATgtagatatagatatatagatatgGATAGGCGTATTTTAGCTCACTCATTTACCCATTTCATGTATTTCCATTTGTGTCAGAGGCCCAGCCATTGTATCTCCCATGACTTTAAACTTGAGGCAATTACAAAAACCTTATATTCCTCCCCTCATTTACCAGCCACATAAAAGCCCTTAAAATTTCCTTTTTTCCCTGTCTCCTTTTGCCTATGTAGAGCTTAATTATTCCTTGAGCCTTTGACCATCTAGCTTAAGGCTTAAGTGCATAATATTTGTTTTCAGTCAGGATGTCTTGTGAAAACAACTGAGCCCTGAAAGTAGTTTGAACCTCACTTAAAATAAATGGCTGTTAGTGACTTCCTCATTTTATTGAAGTCACTACAAAGTGCTATGACAGTTGGCAGAAAATTTAGGTGCATGCGCCATTCTGGTGCCTAATAATTGTACATTGAGAAGCTTTCCTTGTCCAGACTCCATAGAGGTTGAAAAGTTGCAATCTAATTTCCAAAACTACAACACCGCTTTTCTGTGGATTTTTCTCAATAGGCTCATCTTCTGAAAGTTAATAGGcccaaaaaagaaagaatataaaagaaatttctttACAACTTATTACATAACCTGGTAAAGAGAAAGGAATAAAACTTTTGAAGTGAGAATTAAAGAAAACTTCTTCTGAAGGAGTGTCTGCTTACCTATTTTGCAAACTTTCATTAATAAAGGCCTCCTACATGTTAAGAAACAAACTCCAACTCTAATATTCTTTCTGATGTCATGTTTTTGTTCTTCTGTCTAATGTTTAGATGTTTACTTTGTTTTTAATATCTGTTTTGATAACTAGAATCTCCTGGTGCTGGATATGTGCTTGTGCTTGTTCTGTTCATACGATCCTTGTCTTGATTTCCAGCTGAAGAACCTCGTGAGTTCTTTACTAATTTTTGCACTAGAAGACACACCTTCCTcttttcaaaatctgaaaaactCCTTACGGCACCCCTCATGACCGACAAACTAAAATTaaagggagaaagaaaagaagtaacTTCCCTGTTCTGGTATGTTCTCATAACACCTTTATTTGCTTTAGGTGAACCCTCTCAAATATCGAGGCATTTCATCAGGATTTATTACTCTATGGAGAGAGCAAGGCCGTTCTGCTCTTTGGAGAGGTTGGTCGGGCAAACTATTTGGATATGGAGTCCAAGGAGGATGTAAATTTGGTCTTTATGAATACTTTAAAAGGTTCTATACTGACTTGTTGGTTGATCAACAAAGGAGTGTTATATTCTTCCTCAGCAGTGCATCAGCTCAAGTATTTGCTGATGTGGCACTTTGTCCCTTTGAAGCTGTCAAAATTCAGGTCCAGACTCAGCCTCATTTTGCCAGGGGATTAACTGATGGGTTTCGCAAGCTGTACGCGAATGAAGGCCTTTCAGGGTAAAGTCCAAGAAGTATGCAGTGTTTATTCTATTGCTGCCCACCTTGCACATTGATACTGAAGTTTGTTTTTGCTTCACTGTAGCTTTTTCAAGGGACTCTTTCCACTTTGGGGGCGTAACCTTCCATGTAAAATCTTTACTTAATTTAGCTTTTTCTATTAGCCCTCCCATCTCCCCTATAGTTTCCTTCATATTGTCATTCGGTTGTTTTGGGACTTCCCTGGTAAAGTTTACTCATATCAGTGTCCCTTGGGTGGGGATGGAATGGAGTAATCGGTGTGGGTTTTGTGTATCCTGTAGATTTGTCTTGCTCTTCAATTTATCTGTTTTTACTATTGAAAAGTGGCATTTTGCATTTTGTGGCTGCTGCATAGGATCTTTTTTGTTGCTTCAGTTCTTCATTTACTGTCTGGCTTTTTTTATTGTCGGCTACTTACAAGTCTGCACTTGGTACTGAATTTAGTGGCTATTTTACAATTTCTAGAAAGTGCTTATTAAATCATATTTGCCTTTGAAATCTTGCTGCATATAGATTCCCTTTATAATACAATTATCACATTACCAGCTGTAGTTACCAATATTTGGCTTTCTGCTTTTGGAGTTTGTAATTATGACTTGACTTTATGCTTCTTTTCCTGTTTGCAGTTTCCATGATCATGTTTTCGACATTTGAGCACTCGGTAGATCTGATGTACCGGAAGGTCATACAGAGAAGGAAGGAAGATTGCTCAAGAGCCCAGCAACTTGGCGTAACATGCTTATCAGGCTATGTTGCTGGATCTGTTGGCACTGTAATATCTAATCCTGCTGACAATATTGTCTCATTTCTTTACAACAAAAAGGCTGACACAATAAGACAGGTAAAATTTCTATCAAACACTCTCATGGTATTCAAgtatatttgaaaaaatctaaTTAGTTGGAATTTTTTTAATATGATCCTTTCAGGCCATAAAGAAGATTGGGCTTGTTAATTTGTTTACTAGAAGTCTTCCTGTTCGAATTGCAATTGTAGGGCCTGTTGTGACTCTGCAATGGTTTCTCTATGACACAATTAAACTGTTAACTGGACTGTAAGTATATCATTCTCTTTCTATGTACTTGTTCTTGtataattttctttccaaatgcTCGATTATTCTGTGCCTTGATTTGTGAACTTGTCCATTTGTCAAGTAAGGGTGATGAGACATTAGCTATTCAAATACTATGGCCAGAACTGGGGAAGGAAGCTTTTCCTTCGTTATTGTCGCTTTGTGCTTTTGGACTTCAAAAAGTCATAAAGAAACTATGATATGAAGATTCGTAATGGCTCCGGATTTTATTGCTGAACATTTTTGTCAAGCATCACAGATGCTTAAAATTTCTAAAACATGAAATCAACTGTATAAACTTTGGTATAAGAGTTTCTTGGGGTTAATTTCACTGATGGTCATTGAACTATCTTTCAATTTCACTAAAGTCacttaattattttttgtcacttaaaagtaactaaactttATCATTGCCACTTAAAAGTCATTTTGCCTCAAACCCTTACCATAAATATGACATGACATTAAATTTtatgataaaaatccaaaaataaatgccACATAAGCTACTATGGGTCATACTCATTTTAGATCAATTTATCCATGTGATTTGACCCATAATCCAAATGGGTTtcgataaaaaaaaaaatattaagttccacattagtttaaaatgattatcctatactacaaagtTTTGCCTTTTCTGTTACATAATGCACATTCATAATTATTCTATACTAAAATAATCTATCCTagaaaattcttattttgtttgtatGCCCCATCCGAGTCATTTTATAACTCTGCTGAAGCTAAAATACTATTGTATCCAAACTAATGTGCTagaaaattcttattttgtttgtatGCCCCATCCGAGTCATTCATAATTATTCTATACTAAAATAATCTATGCTagaaaattcttattttgttGGTATGCCCCATCCGAGTCATTTTAAAATACTATTGTATACAATAGTATTTTAGCTTCAGTAGAGCTATAAAATGACTTGAATGGGGCatacaaacaaaataagaattttctAGCATAGATTATTTTAGTATAGAATAATTATAAATGTGCATTATGTAACAGAAAAGGCAAAACTTTGTAGTATAAGATAATCATTTTAAACTAACGTGgaacttaatatttttttttatcgaAACCCATTTGGATTATGGGTCAAATCACCTTAAAGGATAAATGGATCTAAAATGGGTATGACCCATAATAGCTTATGTggcatttatttttggatttttatcataAAATTTAATGCCATGTCATTTTTATGGTAAGGGTTTGAGGcaaaatgacttttaagtgacaatgataaagtttagtttcttttaagtgacaaaaaatagTTAAATGACTTTAGTGAAATTGAAAGATAGTTCAATGACCATCAGTGAAATTAACCCGAGTTTCTTGATGTGACAATTGATAGCTTTGTGCAGAGAAATTTCATGAATACAAAAGAATAGTAGGCAATCCAGCATAAAATTGTTGAGGCTGTGTTTAGAATTATAGTGCTGGATGCTTGGTGCCTATAAAACACGTTTGATTCTCTGTTGTGCTAAAAATTATATTGTCTCTAACCTGTAGGCCGACAAGTGGGGGGCTTACTCGACATCAGAAGGATCCCAACTTACTCTTACAATAAACAACAGCTCCCTTAAGTCTTGTTTGTgagaaaaaatatcaatttcAGTCATTCATAACTGTGCCCTCAGTTACTTTCCTCGGCGTGTTTCTCAGTTTGTTCTCCTTGTTTGAGAAATTACTTGTATGCAGTTCATCTTCACGAATCTCATTTCCATTCCTCAGGCAATCTGATCCCCGTCTGGTTGCAACTTGTGAATGAAGCAATATTGCTTACAAGAGAAAATAGAAAAGGATGACTCTGCAACTGTCACATCTTGTATATAAAATACAAATGTGTTTTAAgatttcatttctttcatttcacCTCCTTCTCAAGGAGATTTAAAGAGTATTTTGAAGATGTATTACGAAATAAAATTGACGCTTTCTGTTTGTTCAGAAGATATTATTTGCACTTGGATCCAACAaaggaacccccccccccccccaaacaaaccccacattaattttttttaactactTGGACATGTCACTATGGATCCCACTTGTCATGCCGAGTTCATTTTACTATTAGTTGCTGACAAACAAATGAGAAAAGTGGACATGAATTGTCCTGGGTGACTGCATCTCTCCTGTATATCTTGTTGACTTGTGGTGGTAATCTATTATATTTTGTGAGTAGCAGGCGCAGAGGGTTGTGATGGATTTAAGCTAGCTTTTGGATATAGATTTGGTTAAAATTAGAAATATGAGTTTTTGAATTtatattgaaaaataatttttggaagtttgaagttgtgtttgaacatgcattttatttgaaaaaatattgaagttttgtgagtggaagaaaaaatTTCATTCAAAAACTAGCTAGTTTTTGgaaactttgaaatttttttcaatttttattttcaaaaaataatcatATTTCACGAACAAACATTGTTTTAAAAACAAGCCGCCAAAATCAATGGCAAAAAATGTAAGGgtatttttgaaggaaaaaagatgaagaaatttgGAAGTGGGTACAAGTGGTGCTAATAGTAGTGTTTATGCACGTAAGGGTGGCTGGACTCGAGCCAATTGCGAAAGCCAGTGTCCAGTGGAGTAATAGTTTAGGTTGAAGCGTAGAAATGTTTGAAAGAGTTGAGTGGTTTTTCAATGAGCCTGTTTGGATGGGCTTAAATCAGCTTTTAAGCAATTTTTAATTTGTGAAAGTGTTTGACAACCAAAAAATGGgcttaaaaaaagttaaaatttgcttTAAAAAAGCCAAAACAAATCAGTTGGAAAACCCAACTTTTTCTAAATTGGCTTAAAAGCCATATTGCTTTGACCAACGATATTACATTCTTATCCcttataatttttcttaattCCAAAATTACCCCTAAGTTAAAACCCTACAatatactattttttttcttccattCTCCAATATTTGTCAATTTCTTGAAGTTCTTAACGTGAATCAAAGAATAGTTTTTTAAATAATGTTTGATACATTccgatattttataaatattgttcttttggcttctttttttggttccataacatttaatttttttggttgttgaatccttccttttttttaaattggTGTAACTATATTCTAAAATCAAATCATTCAATGAATTTACGTGTTACCCCTGAATTTGAAGTtatgaacagaaaatataatattatagtcatcatcttctttataatgttaacaactttaaggatattttagtcattttaacaagaaAAAGAGTTTACCAGCACTTGTTTACCAAACACTTCATCAACTTATTTTAAGTTTTAGCACTTTTATctgtaactgcttatttataaaataagTTCCAGCACTTATAAAGTGATTTTAAGACTTAACttaaagccattttttttaagtCAATCCAAACGGCCTAAATGTCATCAATGTGATGCGTTGAATAGTCAGACGCTAGAGCTGGAAGTGGTATCCCACTCAATTGTTAAGAACGCGCTCTCTCTTGTCCCACACAAAGTTACAATATCAATAAAGATAACACATTATTTATTAAGAATAAAGTATGCTTGATTGAGCAGTTGAAACACCTTTGCAATTACTAATACAAATACAAATGTTATCTGTAATGGTATTATCATCATGATTAATTTAATATAATGTGCTCATATCCTAGAAGATCCTACAATTAGTTTGGAAATTTTTTATGCATAACATATTTTTTTCTTCATGTTCTATAACTCAatagttaattaataataaattaatataatttgatATAAATGTTTTGTGATAGCACAAGGATGAATGAAAGTTACAAAACCAACAAAGTGAGAGATGATAGTGCAAAGTTCCTATTTCACACACAGTCATTCCTGCTCTGCGTTTTCATTTTCCACTATTTACGGCTCACCTTGCTTTAAAAAGAAacaagagctgaagttttttccCAAGGGAGTAGTAGTAATAAAAAGACATTCTATTACAAGTAGATTTTGTTTTAcctaaataaaatagaaaatagtAGGAGAGTAGATCGGTACAATGTTCTGGAGTTGACCTCTctatatcatcttcctcttcttcttcctcttcttggtCATCAGCAGTAGCGATAGAATTTGACCGTCTTCCTCCGCCTGCTACTTGTGTTAGATCTATCAATCATTGTTTTTGTAAGTTTTGGATGCGAAAAAGGAAACAAGGAGGATTGGATGAGGAAAGCTTTGTTGAGCTGAGGGCTGGGGATTGTGATTGTTTGATGGGCAATACATGCCGTGGATCTTTCGGAGGCAAAACTTTTGCTCAGTCCCCCCAAGACCATTCCAAGCGCACCAATCTGGATTCTGATTCTCCCtctcccacccccacccccacctccCAAAAAGAACAGTCACAACCACAACCTCCTCCTAATAATTTACCTCTCAGAAAAGAGATGAATCGCACAGGCGCCAACCAGTCCTATTACGTGCTGGGTCATAAGACCCCTAACATCCGCGATCTCTATACCCTGGGTCGTAAACTAGGACAAGGCCAGTTTGGCACCACTTACTTATGCACCGAGTTGTCATCGGGGATCGAGTACGCCTGTAAATCTATTGCCAAGAGAAAACTCATCTCGAAGGAGGACGTTGAAGATGTGAGGAGGGAAATTCAGATAATGCACCATTTGGCAGGTCACAAGAACATCGTTTCTATCAAGGGTGCTTATGAGGATCCTTTGTATGTTCATATTGTCATGGAGCTTTGTAGTGGCGGTGAATTGTTTGATCGCATCATTCAAAGAGGTCACTACACCGAGAAAAATGCTGCCGAATTGACTAAAATCATTGTAGGTGTTGTGGAGGCTTGCCATTCCCTTGGAGTTATGCATAGAGATCTCAAACCTGAGAATTTCTTGTTGGTTAACAAGGATGATGATTTCTCTCTCAAGGCCATTGACTTTGGACTCTCTGTCTTCTTTAAGCCAGGTCAATCTCCACATCTTAGCTACCTTGTTCTCTTCCAATAATTACTTGCCTTTTGACATTCATTTGGTGCCACAGGAGTATATCTTTTTATATTGTAATGTTGGTTTGACGAGTTTTGTTGGTTGCTCCTCCAGGCCAGATTTTCACGGATGTGGTCGGGAGTCCATATTATGTTGCTCCTGAGGTGCTTTTGAAGCATTATGGTCCTGAAGCAGATGTTTGGACAGCAGGGGTCATACTCTACATTCTGCTTAGTGGTGTTCCGCCATTTTGGGCCGGTATGCATGTTACAATCCTATACAGCATAGCTGTCAATTTTCTGGTTTTTGTCCTTGTACACTTACCATCTTAATTCTtcagaaacacaacaggggatatTTGATGCAGTTCTGAAAGGGCACATTGATTTTGAGTCGGACCCTTGGCCCTTAATATCTGAGAGTGCAAAAGATCTCATCCGGAAGATGTTATGCATGCGGCCTTCAGAGCGGTTAACTGCTCATGAAGTATTATGTATGCTCACCTTATATCTAAGAGTCATTCATGTAAACCAACTGCTGATCTCGTATTATGGTTTTCTCTGCAGGTCATCCTTGGATTTGTGAAAATGGCGTTGCTCCTGATAGAGCACTTGATCCTGCAGTACTTTCTCGCCTTAAACATTTTTCTGCAATGAACAAGTTAAAAAAGATGGCTTTGCGGGTATGCACACAAATCTGGTCGTTTTTCTGTACATTATGGTTCTTCAGTGTCTGATCAACCTCATTGTAGAAGTTACGCCAGAAACTTTTGATTCTTTCCTCTGGGAGACATGTACCTGAATAATGCAATGCATTTAAGTTTTCATACTTATTCTGCTTTCAGGTGATCGCTGAAAGCTTGTCGGAGGAGGAGATTGCCGGTCTAAAGGAGATGTTTAAGGCCATGGATACTGATAACAGTGGTGCAATTACATTTGATGAACTAAAAGCTGGTTTGAGAAAATATGGCTCTACTCTTAAGGATATAGAGATACGGGAACTTATGGATGCGGTAAGAAAACTTTTACTGCAAACTAATTATATTTGTTTTGTGCATCTTTGTCCAATTGATGATGTGGCTGTACCCAAAGGTGGGCAGAAGCATAAAAATGCACAATGACACAAGATCATGAACTGGTGGTAAAAATCTGCTTGTTCCTCAATGTGCAAAGACTAGAGTCGGATTGGGATCTttactttgtttaattaattacgAGCATTCATGGAGGAGCACTTAAAACTCAATGTAGCTGCTGAAGCTTCACTGGAAAGCTGCCcagtcttctcttttttttttgggtgggggGGTGGGTGGGTATATGCTTCATCACAACCACCTTACTGTTAATGGTTCGGGTCTTGTCTTTAATTAGGCCCGTGATTATCTCTGTACTGGCTCTCTAAACATGTTTGTCTATGAGGTTCATACAGAAGTGCTTATCTAACTCCTTAATGCCATTGATGTAGCTATAATATTACTGTTTTCAGGCTGATGTGGACAACAGTGGAACTATAGACTATGGAGAATTCATAGCAGCAACTATTCACCTTAACAAATTGGACCGTGAAGAACATCTCATGGCAGCATTTCAGTATTTTGACAAGGATGCAAGTGGTTATATTACAGTTGATGAGCTCCAGCAAGCGTGTGCAGATCATAACATTACAGATGTCTTCTTTGAGGATATTATCAGAGAAGTTGATCAGGATAATGTATGTCAGTTATTGTTGAAGATAAAGTTGGAGTATTTTAGGAACTTATTAAAAAAGTGAACGCATATTAGGAGATAACAATTATGTTTCAGGATACTAAAACTTGACTAAATTTCTTTATAGCTTGCAGCTGTACTGATTTATTTATAATTGCTCAGATGCATTGAGATGTTTCAGAAATTGTTGTTGAAGAATACTCTGTTGTTCTGTTTGGTCGGACTGCACTTAGGCCAGCTACTCACTTTTTGGTGTCACTTCTAGTCCAAATAGGTCTGTGTAGGATAAGAAGACAAAGCATAGATAATTGTCAAAAAGAGGGGAAAAAGCAAGACAAAGCAGTGATAgcataataaaaatgaaaaaagtgtTGTTAGAACACAGAAACTTTTCTGACTTTCTTCAAATCAAATAAATCTTTGTTGTACTTTGATCAGTCTTCCGAAACCTTAGTATAGGGCAGATGCAGGCAAATTACGTTTTAAGATCTGTGTTTTAAATGGATGAAATGATTCCTTTGGCATCTATAATTCttgctattttaactatttattTGGTTTTCCCGGTGGACTTCCCTTTCAGGATGGGCGCATTGATTATGGAGAATTTGTTGCTATGATGCAAAAAGGAAATCCATGTATTGGAAGACGAACAATGCGAAATAGTCTGAATTTTAGCATGAGAGATGCGCCTGGAGCTCATTAGCTTTTTGAATGGACACATAATTTaggtattttcctttttctttctgaagTAACCTTTGCTTTGACAATAAAAATCTTTCCTTGTTCTATCCTTAAGAAATTGAATTGGCAAAgataattttataaataaaacaGCACTAAGTGTGTCCTGTAAAACTGTACCGGTGTAGCAAAAAATTACAGTCAGCAAAAGTATATCCCATCTAATCCTGTACGGACTGTAACATGTCTCGAATGGATTCAGCTTCCTTTACATGCTCCATTTACACCAAAAAACATGTATTTCAGATTCAGAGTTTTTTTGGATTCTCATCTTTTCTGTACTAGTTTCTTCCCTTTTGGCAAAAGTTTTATGTACCACATTGATGGTTGTCCTACATGGCTATGCAAGGAACATGTCTAAGTGAGCACTTTCCGACAAATTCAATGTTTAGAAGTTTCATAATATTATGACTATCTTTATCCTAGCCATCAGTCGAACCGACCTTCTTTTATCCAGGTATGGGACAAACATTGTGAAGCTCACATAGACTAGGTTAGGTAAAAATCTCTGTTGGACAAACAAtgtttggaaatttcataatctGTTTTCTACTGAACATGAAGTTGTGGAAGTTAATTAATAATCTGAATGATATTATTAACTGTACAAGTGTCAAAGACACTTCAGAGTGTCATTTCAGAATATGCACACAAAGGGTGGTGTGATCTAATGATGAATGAAGTTGGAATAAAAATCATAAGAGACTTCGCATCTTGTGGAGGCAAAGAAATTGGGTATTTTTTTTCCATCTATCTAGGAAGTTTCAGTGGACAAAATTACCAGATTCATGTACTTTTGAAGAGGATATAGGCATCCGGTGGAATAGTCGAGGTCATGCAAGTTGGGTTCAAGACCACCTTCATATTAGAAGAAGTATCATTTCAGAATATTTGGTATGATGTGTCATTTGAGAATATCCTGGACTCTGGAGGGTTATTAGCACTTGTAGAATTAATTGTATTTTCTAACCATTAATTAACTCTATAAAAAGAATATCGAGTTAGACTTTGTTGAAATTTAGGTA
It encodes the following:
- the LOC107789583 gene encoding mitochondrial phosphate carrier protein 1, mitochondrial isoform X1; translation: MLKKSQLERVEGERWCEEFSAGYYGLCTAGGMLSAGVTHLAITPLDVLKVNMQVNPLKYRGISSGFITLWREQGRSALWRGWSGKLFGYGVQGGCKFGLYEYFKRFYTDLLVDQQRSVIFFLSSASAQVFADVALCPFEAVKIQVQTQPHFARGLTDGFRKLYANEGLSGFFKGLFPLWGRNLPFSMIMFSTFEHSVDLMYRKVIQRRKEDCSRAQQLGVTCLSGYVAGSVGTVISNPADNIVSFLYNKKADTIRQAIKKIGLVNLFTRSLPVRIAIVGPVVTLQWFLYDTIKLLTGLPTSGGLTRHQKDPNLLLQ
- the LOC107789583 gene encoding mitochondrial phosphate carrier protein 1, mitochondrial isoform X2 — translated: MLKKSQLERVEGERWCEEFSAGYYGLCTAGGMLSAGVTHLAITPLDVLKVNMQVNPLKYRGISSGFITLWREQGRSALWRGWSGKLFGYGVQGGCKFGLYEYFKRFYTDLLVDQQRSVIFFLSSASAQVFADVALCPFEAVKIQVQTQPHFARGLTDGFRKLYANEGLSGFFKGLFPLWGRNLPFSMIMFSTFEHSVDLMYRKVIQRRKEDCSRAQQLGVTCLSGYVAGSVGTVISNPADNIVSFLYNKKADTIRQAIKKIGLVNLFTRSLPVRIAIVGPVVTLQWFLYDTIKLLTGLQSDPRLVATCE
- the LOC107789582 gene encoding calcium-dependent protein kinase 5 isoform X1; this encodes MRKRKQGGLDEESFVELRAGDCDCLMGNTCRGSFGGKTFAQSPQDHSKRTNLDSDSPSPTPTPTSQKEQSQPQPPPNNLPLRKEMNRTGANQSYYVLGHKTPNIRDLYTLGRKLGQGQFGTTYLCTELSSGIEYACKSIAKRKLISKEDVEDVRREIQIMHHLAGHKNIVSIKGAYEDPLYVHIVMELCSGGELFDRIIQRGHYTEKNAAELTKIIVGVVEACHSLGVMHRDLKPENFLLVNKDDDFSLKAIDFGLSVFFKPGQIFTDVVGSPYYVAPEVLLKHYGPEADVWTAGVILYILLSGVPPFWAETQQGIFDAVLKGHIDFESDPWPLISESAKDLIRKMLCMRPSERLTAHEVLCHPWICENGVAPDRALDPAVLSRLKHFSAMNKLKKMALRVIAESLSEEEIAGLKEMFKAMDTDNSGAITFDELKAGLRKYGSTLKDIEIRELMDAADVDNSGTIDYGEFIAATIHLNKLDREEHLMAAFQYFDKDASGYITVDELQQACADHNITDVFFEDIIREVDQDNDGRIDYGEFVAMMQKGNPCIGRRTMRNSLNFSMRDAPGAH
- the LOC107789582 gene encoding calcium-dependent protein kinase 5 (The RefSeq protein has 7 substitutions compared to this genomic sequence), with protein sequence MRKRKQGGLDEESFVELRAGDCDCLMGNTCRGSFGGKTFAQSPQDHSKRTNLDSDSPSPTPTPTSQKERSQPQPPPNNLPLRKEMNRTGADQSYYVLGHKTPNIRDLYTLGRKLGQGQFGTTYLCTELSSGIEYACKSIAKRKLTSKEDVEDVRREIQIMHHLAGHKNIVSIKGAYEDPLYVHIVMELCSGGELFDRIIQRGHYTEKNAAELTKIIVGVVEACHSLGVMHRDLKPENFLLVNKDDDFSLKAINFGLSVFFKPGQIFTDVVGSPYYVAPEVLLKHYGPEADVWTAGVILYILLSGVPPFWAETQQGIFDAVLKGHIDFESGPWPLISESAKDLIRKMLCMRPSERLTAHEVLCHPWICENGVAPDRALDPAVLSRLKHFSAMNKLKKMTLRVIAESLSEEEIAGLKEMFKAMDTDNSGAITFDELKAGLRKYGSTLEDIEIRELMDAADVDNSGTIDYGEFIAATIHLNKLDREEHLMAAFQYFDKDASGYITVDELQQACADHNITDVFFEDIIREVDQDNDGRIDYGEFVAMMQKGNPCIGRRTMRNSLNFSMRDAPGAH